In Microbacterium galbinum, a single window of DNA contains:
- a CDS encoding dihydrodipicolinate synthase family protein, whose product MGALTLLAPDGSTSQVELSEAPAYTRPDGPLRSRVAYAAAHVVPKVAGDNTPGRPAEIDWDATLAFRRHAYAWGLGVADAMDTAQRNMGLDAAATRELISRSAAVAREEGGAVVVGVNTDHVDEEQITVDAVIDAYKTQLHFTEEQGAGPVIMASRHLARAARSADDYRRVYREVLGAATTPVVLHWLGTAFDPVLQGYFGSDDWRAAADVLIEIIGENPDKVSGVKMSLLDAASEVAVRDRLPDGVRMFTGDDFNYVGLIGGADVPDAAQPVSEAAEPRRHSDALLGAFAALTTSASAAIQALDAGDPGRYLEILGPTEALSRQIFAAPTFYYKTGVAFVSWLNGHQSAFQMVGGLHSARSLPHLSRIVELANEARALENPDLAAGRWQALLKLNGVLA is encoded by the coding sequence ATGGGCGCGCTCACCCTGCTCGCCCCGGACGGCTCGACCTCGCAGGTCGAGCTGTCCGAGGCGCCCGCCTACACCCGCCCCGACGGCCCGTTGCGGAGCCGCGTGGCCTACGCCGCGGCGCACGTCGTGCCGAAGGTCGCGGGAGACAACACCCCGGGGCGTCCCGCCGAGATCGACTGGGATGCGACGCTCGCCTTCCGCCGCCACGCCTACGCGTGGGGGCTGGGCGTGGCCGACGCGATGGACACCGCCCAGCGCAACATGGGATTGGATGCCGCGGCCACCCGCGAGCTGATCTCGCGCTCGGCCGCGGTCGCCCGAGAGGAGGGTGGCGCGGTCGTCGTCGGGGTCAACACCGACCACGTCGATGAGGAGCAGATCACGGTGGATGCCGTGATCGACGCCTACAAGACGCAGCTGCACTTCACCGAGGAGCAGGGCGCCGGCCCCGTGATCATGGCGTCGCGCCACCTGGCCCGTGCCGCCCGGTCGGCCGACGACTACCGCCGGGTGTACCGCGAGGTGCTGGGGGCGGCGACGACCCCGGTCGTGCTGCACTGGCTCGGCACCGCCTTCGACCCCGTGCTGCAGGGGTATTTCGGCTCGGACGACTGGCGCGCGGCAGCCGATGTGCTGATCGAGATCATCGGCGAGAACCCCGACAAGGTGTCGGGCGTCAAGATGAGCCTGCTCGACGCGGCATCCGAGGTCGCCGTGCGCGACCGCCTGCCGGACGGCGTGCGCATGTTCACCGGCGACGACTTCAACTACGTCGGCCTCATCGGCGGAGCGGACGTGCCGGATGCCGCGCAGCCCGTGAGCGAGGCGGCCGAGCCGCGTCGGCACTCCGACGCGCTGCTCGGAGCCTTCGCGGCGCTGACGACGTCGGCCTCGGCGGCGATCCAGGCGCTGGATGCCGGCGACCCCGGCCGCTACCTCGAGATCCTCGGCCCGACCGAGGCGCTGAGCCGGCAGATCTTCGCCGCACCCACCTTCTACTACAAGACGGGCGTCGCGTTCGTGTCGTGGTTGAACGGTCACCAGTCCGCGTTCCAGATGGTCGGCGGCCTGCACTCGGCGCGCAGCCTGCCGCACCTGTCGCGCATCGTCGAGCTCGCGAACGAGGCGCGCGCGCTGGAGAACCCCGACCTCGCGGCCGGGCGCTGGCAAGCGCTGCTGAAGCTGAACGGTGTTCTCGCATGA
- a CDS encoding sugar phosphate isomerase/epimerase family protein, giving the protein MTAPDPRLSINQATIKHADLRTALDVTRDAGIEAIGLWREPVQAVGLETAAAMLADSGLRFTTHCRGGFFTVPDGDARRASLDDNRVAIDETAALAAAGAAGSTAVLVLVAGGLPEGSRDIAGARERVRDAIGDLAPYAAEAGVTLAIEPLHPMYATDRCVVSTLGLALDIAADFDAQVVGAAVDTFHIFWDPDVLAQIARAGREGRIATYQVCDWKTPLPADVLLSRHYPGEGVIDLRTLTEAVVATGYDRDIEVEIFHADIWADDPAVVVRRTAETFGRSVSPFLAPADSRAAPSRPAPSRPAPSRPA; this is encoded by the coding sequence ATGACCGCGCCCGATCCCCGTCTGTCGATCAACCAGGCCACCATCAAGCACGCCGACCTCCGCACCGCTCTCGACGTCACGCGCGACGCCGGCATCGAGGCGATCGGTCTGTGGCGCGAGCCCGTGCAGGCCGTGGGGCTCGAGACCGCGGCGGCGATGCTCGCCGACTCGGGACTGCGCTTCACGACGCACTGCCGCGGCGGGTTCTTCACGGTGCCCGATGGCGACGCCCGGCGTGCTTCGCTCGACGACAACCGCGTCGCGATCGACGAGACCGCGGCGCTCGCCGCCGCCGGTGCTGCCGGATCGACCGCCGTGCTGGTGCTCGTCGCCGGCGGGCTGCCCGAGGGCTCGCGCGACATCGCGGGAGCCCGCGAGCGGGTGCGCGACGCGATCGGCGATCTCGCGCCCTACGCCGCAGAAGCGGGGGTGACGCTCGCGATCGAGCCGCTGCATCCGATGTACGCGACCGACCGCTGCGTGGTCTCGACGCTCGGACTGGCGCTGGACATCGCCGCCGACTTCGACGCGCAGGTGGTGGGTGCCGCCGTCGACACGTTCCACATCTTCTGGGACCCCGACGTGCTCGCGCAGATCGCCCGCGCCGGACGCGAGGGGCGCATCGCGACCTATCAGGTGTGCGACTGGAAGACCCCTCTGCCCGCCGACGTGCTGCTCAGCCGGCACTATCCGGGCGAGGGCGTGATCGACCTGCGCACCCTCACCGAGGCCGTGGTCGCCACCGGGTACGACCGCGACATCGAGGTCGAGATCTTCCACGCCGACATCTGGGCCGACGATCCGGCCGTCGTCGTGCGGCGCACGGCCGAGACCTTCGGGCGCAGCGTCTCGCCGTTCCTCGCGCCGGCGGACTCTCGCGCCGCCCCTTCTCGACCGGCCCCTTCTCGACCGGCCCCTTCTCGACCGGCATAG
- a CDS encoding glycerate kinase has product MHTVVLAPDSFKGTIGAADVAAALVAGWGSVRPNDRVVLRPMADGGEGTVDAFAAAVDGAVRVPVRVTGPDGAPTDAAWLRLPATPDAPGGTGVVELASTSGIELLGERRIGEEAHTLGFGQAIAAALDAGVSRLVLGIGSSASTDGGTGMLTALGARFLDASGAPIAVGARGLAELASVDPTGLHALPPGGVLVLSDVTNPLVGPLGAAAVFGPQKGLTGDAIARADAGLARLASLLPVDPETPGAGAAGGTGFGLLAWGARLVAGSAEVGELVGLPGALAEASAVGPTVVITGEGAFDGQSGAGKVPSYVAATALGAGADALLVAGRIDADADTSVFAAHASLTELAGSGEAAMQDPARWLHTAGALLARSLG; this is encoded by the coding sequence GTGCACACCGTCGTCCTCGCCCCCGACAGCTTCAAGGGCACGATCGGTGCCGCCGACGTCGCCGCCGCGCTCGTGGCGGGGTGGGGCTCGGTGCGCCCCAACGATCGTGTGGTGCTGCGGCCGATGGCCGACGGGGGAGAGGGCACGGTCGATGCCTTCGCCGCCGCGGTCGATGGCGCTGTGCGCGTGCCGGTACGGGTGACGGGTCCGGACGGTGCGCCCACGGATGCCGCGTGGCTGAGGCTGCCGGCGACGCCCGACGCCCCGGGCGGCACGGGTGTCGTCGAGCTCGCCTCCACGAGCGGCATCGAACTGCTCGGCGAGCGGCGCATCGGGGAGGAGGCGCACACGCTCGGATTCGGACAGGCGATCGCCGCCGCCCTCGACGCCGGGGTCTCGCGCCTCGTGCTCGGGATCGGGTCGAGTGCGTCGACCGACGGCGGGACCGGGATGCTGACGGCGCTGGGCGCGCGGTTCCTGGACGCGTCCGGGGCGCCGATCGCGGTCGGTGCCCGCGGGCTCGCCGAGCTCGCGTCCGTCGATCCGACCGGGCTGCACGCTCTGCCCCCGGGTGGCGTTCTCGTGCTCAGCGACGTGACGAATCCACTGGTGGGTCCGCTCGGGGCGGCGGCGGTGTTCGGCCCGCAGAAGGGGCTCACGGGCGACGCGATCGCGCGCGCCGATGCGGGGCTCGCGCGACTCGCCTCCCTGCTGCCCGTTGATCCCGAAACCCCGGGTGCCGGCGCGGCCGGAGGCACCGGCTTCGGCCTGCTGGCCTGGGGTGCGCGACTCGTGGCCGGTTCGGCCGAGGTCGGCGAACTCGTGGGCCTCCCGGGTGCGCTGGCCGAGGCATCCGCTGTCGGTCCCACCGTCGTGATCACCGGCGAGGGCGCGTTCGACGGGCAGTCGGGCGCCGGCAAGGTGCCCTCGTACGTCGCGGCCACTGCGCTCGGCGCCGGGGCCGATGCTCTCCTCGTGGCCGGGCGGATCGACGCGGATGCCGACACCTCGGTGTTCGCCGCGCACGCCTCGCTGACCGAGCTCGCGGGGTCGGGGGAGGCCGCGATGCAGGACCCGGCGCGCTGGCTGCACACCGCCGGGGCGTTGCTCGCGCGCTCGCTGGGCTGA